The Magnolia sinica isolate HGM2019 chromosome 3, MsV1, whole genome shotgun sequence genome includes the window gatatatatatatatatatatatataattttgatacctaatatggtattCACTTGTCAAAGATCATTTGttttaaaaacaaaagagaaaccTCTTCGTTTCAATTACACTTTCATTGTATTATCGATAATTAACTTGCCATCAATATATAGacatataataataatacaatCTCTACAAACCTTAGAGCAAATGTATTTATCagttacattatgcatgaaatcaTGAGATAGTACCTTTGAAGCAAATTTTTCATGCCAATgtttaggtgcttgttttaatccatacaatgacTTAATGATATCCTACACACTTTCTTTCATTTCCTAACAGAATAAACCTTTTTGGCTGCTCGATGTATACTttctcattgaggtcaccatttagaAATATTGTCTTTTCATACATTTAGTAAATGTGAAAATAATATATGGATGCCAATGTAAATAAAATTCTAATCGATGTTATTTTAGCGATAGGTAAGTATGTGTTAAAGTAATCAATTCATTCTTTTTGGCGAAATTCTTTTCTACTAGTTGAGCCTTGAAAGTCATGATAGCACCATCAGTATGGTATTTTTTCTTGAATACCCACTTGCACAGTATATAAGTTTGGAACCTGAAAGTAGATCCATCAGTTTTCATGTTTTGTCTGATATAATTGactccatttcatcattaatgactAAAATTGCGTAGATTGTCTACCACAACATGTGTGAAATCTTAACGGAGTTTAGAATTACGGCCAAGTCAGGGGATAAATAAGAGCATCATTGCCTACTTAAAATAGTTACCAATTTAACTAAGAAGACAAATATTAATACTTAAGCTTCCAAGCCAAGGCAGGTCCAATCACACAGATTACAAATGACATAACAAtaaacaactagtctataaactAAAGATAATGATATTGTGTGTGCTTTATAAGTTAAGTACTTAACATACAATCCATTTAAGCATTTATATAATTCAATCAATTAACTCataagcatgaatagaaatgTGCTTAGATCACCatcacaaacacaagcatttataatggttttttttttttaaacataatTTTTTTATTCCAATATATTTTAATTACAGGCATCTAAACACAACTAGGGACCATTTACCATGTGATTTTGGATTCCATTGTATTCaaattacaagcatccaaatgagccaaagaaaaaaaattcacaagTTGATCCAAGCCATcagataacaacaacaacaaaactgCCTAATAGATGAATGGATATGAAATTACTATTTTGTCATCATGTACACACATGGAGCCGCCTGAAGGCAAAGCCATAGGGCCTATTTGGGATCTCCATTTACAGGCTACGCAAACACAGTCAATCATTTACCATAGGGTATTCATCTATGGACATTGTCAAAGGGAAAAGGCATAGAGATCCAGATCGAGAGATTTTGTTATCGCAAACGTCGCTAAGAAACCTCATAGcatttataatggttcgactacttgtttactccactgCCAGCAGACGCCTTCTCCTCAATTGTACTAGAATTTTACTATTGGATGTTTTAAATTAGATTCACCTATAACTTTTATAATAGTTTCTCTTATGCTTACCACTAACCTACACGTACATTCTTGTATCGGAGGAACATGTTTCCACCTGTGTCGGTGGTTCCTAAGGAgacttagttggttttctatcaacTAACCAACAACAACTATCAGTTATAATCTAAGGCCATACGTACACTCCTACCAGAGGATCCCCATGAAGACTAACACATATACACCCATGTCCGGTGAATGCGGTCCTAATTCAAGGCTCTGTGTACACTCTCACCCGAGACTCCCATGAAAACTACTGCGTACGCACTAGTGCTCAGTGAATTTGACATTATACAAGAGCCTTAAGTCTTACACAAAAATCTATTTGAATGTACTATTAGAGATAAGGCGTTGAGTACGTATGTACTTAACTTTCATATATATTTTACGTGggccctatttttttttttttttatatcagccTATCATCCATTTAAATCTCTACCACCTCAGGGTCAAAGGGATCTAGGTCCAAGTAGGGGCAACACCTAATCAACATCCATCGTTATCTTTCATGTACGCAATTTTAAGTAATTTCTTACTACCTACCTATCACCCATCACACTCTAGCATGAAAAGGACTTTTTTAAAGGTACCAACCTACCTTAATTTTATCTTATCAGGGACACAGAAGATGGCAGGCAGAAACAAATTACAAGTCCAACACATCATCACAAAAGGACTCCCACTTAAGGCAGTAGTTGGGCCGTGCGCTCATTGGATTGAATTCCGACTTCCCTAAGAAGTGGCATTTTAGAAGTACAGTTGCATGAGAAGTTGACTTTTTGGGCACAAGTGATGACATCTCGTATCACTTGTTCTCTCCTGAATAGTGGAAGGAGTGAATGTGGGATGGATAGTCATGTTAGATATGCACACCTTACTCCGACTTTCGgtctgtacaagtggggccagGGTTCATTGATTTTttctaaagaaagaaaatttattGAAATAAAAAAGGGTTTGTATACAAGGGGAAGTTACATTCGGGTAGACCCAGGCACAAAAATCCCCGGGCCTACCTATCCTGCTAACCCACAAACTCAAAGCTTGAAACGCATTAGGCCCTACAAGACTAGTCAGCACCTTCCACTTTCTgtctgtacaagtggggcccatggttcattgaTTTGTATCATTAGCTTGTTCGGTCCCGCCATGatagaccatgccccaaaatctccTTGTTgggcctttttatttatttattattattattattatatttttaatatccTAAGAGTGGGCACAATACATCCTATTAATGCCATGGCCAACCCTTCTCTTTCAATGCCATGTCTCCACCAAAAGCCAGCTAGATTGTGTTTTCCATGCATGAATAAATAGCACTAGCATTGTTGTATATAACACACGCTTTCAAAATGGCAGCGACAAAAGCCAGGACAAGTGCCATTGGCTTTGTTTCTCTCTATCTTCAGAAAAGGGAAGATGTGAGTTCATTCACATCTGATACAACTTGGGTGTAATCTGCCTTCAGTTTTTCTAGTTCTTCCTGGCCTAACTCTCCCTTGGTAGGTTTGGTTAGCACCAAAACACAGCATGCAGGCGTCTTGGTGGCTCCTGCGGTAGCAAGATCCTCCTTCGATGGAACGTATATGTATGGGATTTCAGCTTCTTCACACAAGATGGGTACATGCGTGATCACGTCGATTGGAAATGTTTCCAGCTATTACACACAATCCTTTGTTACCACGCCGGATGCTCTTGACCACTTCCTTCACTCCTCTCTTTAAACATTTGGACTCAGAAGCTTTTCGGACGAGCTTGAGAGTTCTCTTGCAGAGCTTCTTCCCTGCAAGGGGTTTGACTATTGGTGCCAACGCGCGccattatcttcttcttctccttcagtGATTTCTCTGTCTCGCTGTCacttcccatctctctctctctctctctctctctctctctctctctctctctctctcaagaagaagaagaagaggggttTAGGAAGAGGGTTTTGGAGGCTTTGGTAGAGAGCCTCCTTGTTGGGCCTTGACCGCATGTAACTACTTGAGCAATTTTTCAATTAAATGTAAGTGGTGTAAGTGTGCTTTAGGTAGTTTCATAATTACATATAACAAATTTAGGTAGTTTTCTAACCAAACATTAGAGTGGTGTGTGTGTGCTTTGAGTGGTTTCCTAACAACTAAAACTACTTAGGAAGTTTCCTCCTAACCAAATATAAGTGGTGCATGTGTGTTTTATGTAGTTTTCTAACTACATGCATGTAACTATTTTAGGTAGTTTCCTAAATCATATATATCACTCTATAAATTGCATACAACTCACCTCTATAAGCTAATTCTTAATAGAGCTAGAGAATTCTCAAAGGTCTCTTGATATTTTATGTAGTATCAGAATTTGCAGGAACATCTAGAACTTGAGAGATTTGATTGAACCTGTTGGCGCCCGAGGGAGACTGACCTCCGATGATAGTTGCCTACTCCACTGATTGTGAAGGAGACCGAGAAAACTTGCTCCGCTGATAGCAGCCCTCTTGCATGTTCAGCCATCGCCTCGTCATCAACATCGTATCTCTACCCCACTGGGACTGTTAATGTGGCTAACTATGCTTCTTCGAAACTCAATTTAACAAACTTTTTGATGTGGAAAACTAAGCTAATCTCTAAGTTAGAAGGAGATGATGTGTAGGGAGTCATTGATAGAGAATTCCACATGCAAGGCAAAGAGACTTTCTCTTCTGATTATAAATGTGAAATCCCAAATTCAGACTACATCACATGAAAAATGTTAGATCAAACAGTGAAAAGGTGAATTACAAACAATCTTTTAAAAGAAACCTTGCGACTAGTGATTAGCCTTGAAACCCCTACTAAGTTTGGAGGTGCCTTGAGAATGCAAGCTGATCATGAGTTTCAACTCACACACCAACTCTGATGTATCTCAAAAAGTGACTACTTTGTCCGATTATATTAGCAAATTTAAAGATATTTGTGACAATCTATCATTTATATTGTAACCTGTAGACAATTAGGCCATGTTTTCCCCACTTTTATGGGGTCTGGTTCTTTAGTATGAGAACTTCATTATATGATTAATGATTAACCACCCTCCTAATCTAAACTTATCCACCTGCTTTAAAGTCAAGAAACCAGAAATCAGGGACATCAAAATCAGGTATATTCAAATCAACATCTTGCATTTGTTGGTTAGTAGTGTAGCTTCAACAACAACAATCTAAGAGAGATTGGGGTGCAGAAGTCCAGACGCAACTAGTATGGCTGATTTTATGGACGCAGTGCAGAATTCTGCTTTGCAGGATGCGGGATTCATCGGCAACCGTTTTACCTGGTGCAACAATCGTTCTGGCAGTGCGCATATCTGGGGCAGACTTGATCGAGTGCTCTTCAACAACAGATGGCTGACTGCTTTTCCCAACTTTAGAGTGGAGCATCTGCCGAGAAATAATTCGGATCACGCTCCTCTTCTGTTATCCCTGCTAGACCAGATTCAGCCAAAAATCAAGCCCTTCCATTTCCTGAGCATGTGGACCCTTCATGACTCCTTCAAGCAGCTTATTAGCAAAGCCTGGGAAGGTGAATGCTCCCTCAACCCTTTGATCAACGTGCAGTTAAAGTTGAAAAAGACTAAGCAGCTTCTAAAAGTCTGGAATAGAGAGACCTTTGGCAATATTTTCCATCAGCTCCGTAGGACAGAAGAGGAGCTAGATATTATTGAACACCGCATGCAAGAAGATCGAGATGACAACCTCATGCAACAGGGTAATTCTATCAGGCAGAGATTAAATCTTCTTGAACAGATGGAAGAATTGTTCTGGAAGCAAAAAGCGAGAAATTCGTGGTTGAAAGAAGGAGATAGAAATACAAAGTTTTTCCATGCTACGGTTAAGGATAAGATCAGACGTGCCTCGATTTCCTCCATCACAGATGACGAAGGCATCACGTTCACCAATCAGGAAGGAATCAAAGGAGCTGCAGCTAAATATTTCGAGTCCCTTTTTCAATCGGTTCAATGGGATTGTCAGGACGATTTCTCTCAGTATGTCCTGCGGCGGGTCTCTCCCCAAGACAACCAAAGCATTCTGGCGCCTCCTTCTCTTGAGGAAATTCATGCAGCGGTGTTCTCAATCCCAAAAGACGGGGCCCTGAGCCTAGACGATTTCACAGCAGGTTTTTTTGCTGATTGCTGGCAGATTGTAGGGGCCGATATCCACAAGGCTGCGGTATCCTTCTTCAAAGGGGAAGAAATGCCAAGGGCCTTTTCATCTACACTACTTTGTCTTATTCCTAAATCCCCTTTAGTGGCAAAGTTCTCGGATTTCAGGCCTATCAGCCTGTGTAATGTTATATACAAGATCATCTCAAAAGTGTTGGCTGCCAGATTAAGCCTAATTTTACTCAATCTGATTTCAAAAGAACAAGGGGCTTTCATTCCAGGCAGAGCCATCACGGAAAACATAGCCATGGGGCAGGAAGCTATGAGAGAGATAGATAGGAAAGTTAGAGGGGGCAATATAATCCTAAAAGCTTGATCTCGAGAAAGCTTacgatagagtggaatggaatTTCCTAAAGAAAGTGCTCTCAAGATTTGGATTTGATGGTAGATGGATCCGGTTGCTGGAAAACTGTTGGGCAAACACGTGGTTTTCAGTTTTAGTTAATGGAGAAACCGCAGGGTTTTCAAAGCCAAGAGAGGACTTCGTCAGGGCGACCCCTTGTCGCCGGCTCTTTTTAGTCTCACAGGGGAAGCCTTTTCTTGCAGCCTGAAGCACCTGGTGGAGACCGAAGCGTGCCAGCCTTATAAACTCCAACGTGGCTGTCCCCTGGTTACGCATCTTCTTTATGTCGATGATACACTAGTGTTCGTGAATGGAAGCCGCAAATATCTCAAGAATTTCAAGGCGTTCTTGGACTCCTTCCAGAAGGCGTCGGGACAAAAGATAAACTACAATAAGAGTTGTTTCATTGGGCCAAAAGCAATGCCGTCATCAAGAACCTGGTCGATCGAAAGACTGCTCGGCATTGCAAATGCGACGATGGGAGTCAAGTACCTAGGCGTCCCTCTACGTTGAGGGAGAGTAAAAATTTCAGACTTTTAGTTCCTCATTGATAAAGTGTACAATAAAGTAAACAGATGGAAAGCAAGACTGTTATACCAAGCTGGCAAAATGACGCTGATCAAACATGTTCTTGGAAGCATTCCTTTACACATCATGGCTGCAGTTCATGTTCCATCAAAGGTTATTTCCTGTCTTGAATGTagtttctcaaattttttttaggGCTGGACGGAGGGTGCTTCGAAGTTTGATTGGGTGGCCCGGGATAAGATTGCGAGACCCATTAGCGAAGGAGGTCTCCGTATAAGACGGCTTCACGATGTTCTATCAGCCCTCCGAATGAAGATGGCGTGGGAAGTCAAATATGCTAAAAATCTCAAGACGTGGGTGTCCCTCATGCGGGCAAAATTCCATACAGACATTTACAGGGTACCTAACAACAGAGCACGAGATAAAGCTTCTCCTTACTGGAAAAAAATCAGATCCTTCTTCCCGCTCCTTGCTTCTAAGATCCAATGGCAGGTTGGATCGGGGGACCTTAACCTGTGGACAGAGAATTGGACGGGCTTGGGCCCTTTGTTAGATCTCGCGACTGATCCCATTCCTGGTCACATTCTATCACTCAAAGTCAAGGATTTCCTAGGAACTGCTGGCCCGCTCCCTCCTTCAGTCACTCCCACATATATTCCCCAACAGGCGATAAATCACATCTTCAATGGGGGGTTTGCTACTTCAGAAGATCCTCCATCCTGTTTTTGGCCCCTAGACCCTTCAGGTATGTTCACAGTCAAGTCGGCTTGGAAGATCTCTAGATCCCCATCTACAACTGCGAGGTGGAGCAATGGGATATGGCACAAATCTCTTTTGCCAAAAGTTTCGATCTTTTGTTGGAGATTGTTGCATGGGGCTATCCCGGTGGACATCCGAGTATAATCCAAAGGGGTGGCGATGGCGTCCAAATGTTGCTGTTGTGATGCAGAACCTCCCTCCTCCGCCCATTCTGAATCCATCTCTCATCTTTTCCTAACAGGTAATCTTGCCTCTTCCTGTTGGATGCATTTCGGTTCCTTTTATGGGATTTCTCCTCTGTCCCATCATACAGTGGAGGGAAAATTAACTCAGTAGCGTGAAGCTTCAGCTCTGGGCAGCGCCCCTCTATGGACCCGTTCTATTATCCCAGCTTTGATTTTATGGGAAATTTGGAGGGCGAGAAATGAAGCTAGATTCAAGGGTAAAATGGTATCGGCTCGCGTAACCATTACGCGTATCAACTGGTGGAGTAACATCATTCTTGAAGGAACACCCATGAGATCCCACCTCTTGCTTGGGCACCAGCCCATTTCCCCCTCCCCTCATGGTCAGTTATATGTATGCTCCCAAATCGTCAAATGGAAAAAATCGGCAAAAGGTTGAGTCAAACTTAACATGGATCGGTCGGCTAGAGGTAACCCGGGTTTGTCAGACGGCGGTGGAGTTTGTAGGGACGAGAATGGAAATCTTCTTTTCACCTTCGCAGAAGGCTACGGGACGGGTACGAATAAGCTAGTTGAGTTGCGCGCGATTCATGATGGGATCAATCGGTGTCTGGAACATGGGCTGGAAAAGATCGAAATTGAGACCGACTCCATGATCGCCCTAAAACTCCTTCTGGGGAAGGTGCGATCCCCATTGCCTTGGAGACATTGGGTTTTCAGAATTAATGTCTTGATCCAGAAAGGAACTTGCTCCCTCAGCCATATTCTAAGGGAGGGAAACGGGCCGGCCGATGCCATGGCCCGCATGGGAAGTGAACTCCAAGCGTCCTCCCTGCTTCCTCTTGTGTCTTCCCTTCCGAGACAGGTAAGAGGACTGATATTCCTTGAAAAGGTTGGCCTTGGTTCGATTAGAAATACGTCGGATCCTTAGTgtgttttcctttttcctttagtTAGCATCATACGATAGGAGAGGCCCAAGTTTTTTTTTGTGGTTCGCCCTCCTGAATCCCTGGTTTGTacatgcgatgtttatattatcAATGGTACAacggttttttgaaaaaaaaaaaaatcaatcttcAATCGATCGATTGAGGTGCTAAatttcatccaaaaaaaaaaaaaaaaacaacaacaatctAAGAAACAACCAACAAAATAAATTAATGCAACAGacgtgtgtgggatgtgctaactattcaaatcctagcattcatctaattatgcatatatataattcactaatcaatcacataagtataattaaacaaaaaatgcaaCAGACAACAATGGTTCAACTCCTTTAGGCATATTTTTGTGCAATCAACATAGAATGACCAAGAAGTCTAGGGATGAAAATAGCAAAGGGGACCACCCCAATGAAATTCTTACTCTAGATAATGAAAATAACCTCCTCTTGTGTGACAATGAACtttcaagctttttttttttttttttgtaataattaTAAAAACAAAGCAAGCTAACTTCATACCAGAGTCGAAGCAACTCCACTttgaaaacttttttattttttccaaaactaaaaattttcattaagaaagaaaactaaacactTTATACCAGCTAATTTCGAGCAGCCCCAACGACAAAAGGATGTGGGCCCATCTATCGTAAGACAGTTAAAGAAAGTGGAAACAACTGGGAAGGTTAGGCTTCCCGCGGGTTGCCTAGGCCCACTCTGTCTAGGAACACTAGACCACGAATGGAAGGAGAGAGATCTCCCATTGATCGGAAGAGCTGGTTCACTTGGCCATCACTCCCCAGTCGGACCAAGCCATTTGCAACCGAGTTAGCCTCCTTATGGGTGTGGGCGATGTGAACTTCCATTTTGTGCATGACAGTGCATATCCTGGTCTTCCAGTACCACATGGACCACGAGTACATAGCATGATTTAAGAGGACTGAGACCACTGATTTTGAGTCACTCGCTACCTCCACCTTCGTGAATCCGACCTTTGCACACTCATTAAGGCCATTAAGAATTGCTTTTATTTCTACCCTCATATTGGATCCGAACCCGTAAGCAGATGAGAAAGCAAAGAGAAAGTCCATAAGAAGAATTCCTTCCAACACCTCCTGATGGCCCCGAATTGCCCAACGTTGATTTTGATCCATCCATGTTGGGTCTTTACCCACTTGACGACTTGAAATCTGGCCTTGATTGGCGCTACTCTATCGATCCCCAAGGCATTGAGAGTTTGCATTGTGGACAGGTTAGGAAACTTGCGCAGTGATAAAAAGGGGGCAATTAGGCTGATCCAGTGGATAATGTTTGAGATTACTCTGGCGTTGCTGATTGTGGAGCCATCGAATCAGATGGCATTCCTAGCCTTCCACAGCTCCAGGAATATGAATGAAGGAATAATAGCCCTCATGAGGAACAATGTACTCATAGATGAAGgggtggcccactatgatgtggccCTACTGACTGCCGAAGAGGTGGAATGCACTTGGATATTGAAGAGTCTACCAAAATGCTCCCAAACCTGATGAGCCGTGACACCCGAGGTGAAGATGTGGTCAATGGTTTCAATATCAGGTGTGGAGATTGGAGCGCAGCAGGTGCACATCGAAGCGATGCTTACTCCTTTCCTCTGAATTCTGGCATCCACCGGACCGCTTTGTGAATTATTTTTCACACGAACAGCAAGAGTTTGGGAGGGAGCTTAATTAGTGTGTCACACCCACTTCCACCAGGGTTTCCTATCGCCACAAGGTCTGATACTACGCCAAGCTAGACTTGCAGTGAGTTCGCCTGATGTGGAACCTAACCAGATACATTTATCAGCGAAGGCAGAGGTGCATATCCCCACATCTGAGATATGGTCGAGGACTGCCTGCGGGAGAAGATGGGTCACTTGGGATAGTGAAGACCAACCGGAAGGTCCAATCACGTCGCTGACCTTAGCTAGTTGATGGGAAGGGAATAAGGGTAGCAATTTCCAAGCGTTGAGAGGTCCCAGACCAGACCAATCCTCATTCCAGAAATTGCAATCCCCTTGGCCGATAAGCCAGTGCGTGCAGATAGCAACAACAGGGCACAATTTGCAGATATGCTTCCAGGTTGGCGAGGCAAAAGAGGCCAGGCCGACACCTCCAACTGATCGAAAATCTAAAGCATACTTCGCTTTCACAAACTTGCTCCAACAACTGAATTCTCCCTTGAAGCCGATCGCCATCTTCATGTGGAAGGCCTTCATAACCGACTCGAGGCTTCTTAGCCCCAACCCACCCAATGAGGGTGCAGTGCTGGTAGGCCATGGTCAATGGGCCGAAAGACTCACTTGTAAATTTTACATATAGAAAAAATGACCGTGATCGGATAATAACAACTGCACAATTAAAGCATCTAAAACGATAGCaagtagaaaaaagaaaaaagaaaaaaagatcctaCCGTCCATTTTGAGGCCCTTATTTTAATTGCTCCAATCACCTGAGATGCATCATGATTATACTTGGGCCCACTTAGGTCCCATATTCACCCTAATAAACTAGGGAGAACTCAATATCGAATCATCATCATTCCCGGAAAGCTACTGTTTAACATGTTTTACTGCGGAATCACATTCAAAGAGAAGTTTCATGTCCAGTAACACTCAAAATTATGATCCATGGGATGCATTTGGACACACGCATATTCCAGTAcataatctgaaccattcattcattccgACCCATCCATCCATGAGATGGGCCACATGTGCACAGACAAATAATTATTGGTCATCCACTATTTCCTAGGGTTTTCTACATTGGCACTCATTTGATGTGTGGATGATGTGACTTTCTGTGGCCAGTGATCTTTGGCCAACCTTGAGAGAGGCTAATAGACCATATATATACCATGCAACTGGGTGAGTCCACTCGTTACTCGAGATTGTCGAATCAGCCTTAGTCGCCAACTAGATGGCTAGGTTGGGATTGGCACGGAGTGCATACTGGAGCACACAGCACCGACCTAGGTCAATGTGTGCagctggaaaaataaaataaaatctgtggGCCCAACTGTGCTTTATGCGTTTTATCCGCCCTGTTCTGGGGGCTTatccaagctgatatttgtgctttcccttcatccaagtctgtgtgacctaatgaagATGTTGGAttgaaaacaaacattacagtaggcctgtGGACCctgggaagattttaatggtgggcattcaatcaccgctgtttcttgtggtatgggccacttgagatttggatcagcctcatttttgggttcatctaCTAAAAcgagctaaaaaaatggatgaaaggtgtggataaaacacatacaatatggtggggccACAGGGGTTTTCCACAGCACACGGTACCAACCTCGGTATTTTGTGCGACACTACGCAATCCGATCAGGTTGGTATGCATATTGATAGCAGCATCTGCGTCAAACTTCACCAAGATATTCATGGCTGAGCAGCTCATGTTTTTGGTCCCAAAAAACCCAGATTTGTAATGCTTCATATGGAACTGGTTGCATTCAATTGGGGGCGGAAGGCAATGGCATTAACCTGATGGTCTCATTGCAACCGGATCATCTGTTAAAGTCCCTTCATATACATTGACACACCATTCCTTAATGGCTCtagcttttagggcctgtttggccagacggATCCCATGGgtttaggagggatgggatggattttaaggtaatgatggtggtgtcagtagattggtttaagattcatgggattgctatatcccgggacaagttcatcgagtctgtttggcatgcctggcatatcccgggattttaccatctaatctcttccaatccatccaaccaatcaCGCCCTAGGCACAattgaatgggattaggagggatgggatcaattttaaggtaatgatggtgatgtcagtggattgatttaagatccatgggtttgctatatctcgggacaagttcatcaggtctgtttggctcgtttggcatatcccaggattttaccatcccatccctcttaatccacctggccaaacagg containing:
- the LOC131239112 gene encoding uncharacterized protein LOC131239112: MAIGFKGEFSCWSKFVKAKYALDFRSVGGVGLASFASPTWKHICKLCPVVAICTHWLIGQGDCNFWNEDWSGLGPLNAWKLLPLFPSHQLAKVSDVIGPSGWSSLSQVTHLLPQAVLDHISDVGICTSAFADKCIWLGSTSGELTASLAWRSIRPCGDRKPWWKWV